In Thiohalophilus sp., a genomic segment contains:
- a CDS encoding ion transporter produces MVDVILRDLDPASLRARAGRWIESRRIQHAIVVLIIINAVILGLETSSAVMAQVGPFLIGADRIILAVFVLEIGIKLFAYRLRFFSVAWNVFDFVVVAIALIPASGPLAVLRALRVLRVLRLISMVPKLRFIVEALLHAVPGIASIAGLMLLLFYVFAVMATGLYGDAFPEWFGSIGASMYTLFQIMTLESWSMGIVRPVMEEYPYAWLFFVPFILIATFTMLNLFIGIIVDTMQSMHEVDHARDRGEIENTIHQESGAIEQEIRALREEIRALHTALASERANPDAGRTE; encoded by the coding sequence ATGGTCGATGTCATTCTCCGGGATCTGGATCCCGCTTCATTGCGTGCCCGGGCCGGGCGCTGGATTGAATCGCGGCGTATCCAGCATGCGATTGTTGTTCTGATCATTATCAATGCGGTGATTCTCGGGCTGGAGACCTCCAGTGCGGTGATGGCGCAGGTTGGGCCGTTTTTGATTGGGGCTGACCGTATTATCCTGGCTGTATTTGTACTGGAGATTGGGATCAAGCTGTTTGCCTATCGCTTGCGGTTTTTCAGCGTGGCCTGGAATGTGTTCGACTTTGTGGTGGTCGCGATTGCGCTGATCCCGGCCAGTGGACCGCTGGCGGTGTTGCGTGCACTGCGCGTGTTGCGGGTGCTGCGCCTGATCTCCATGGTGCCCAAGCTGCGCTTTATCGTCGAAGCGCTGTTGCATGCGGTACCGGGGATTGCCTCGATCGCCGGTCTGATGCTGTTGCTGTTCTATGTTTTCGCGGTGATGGCGACCGGCCTTTACGGCGACGCCTTTCCTGAATGGTTCGGTTCCATTGGCGCCTCGATGTATACCCTGTTCCAGATCATGACGCTGGAGAGCTGGTCCATGGGTATCGTTCGGCCGGTGATGGAGGAGTATCCCTATGCCTGGCTGTTCTTCGTGCCGTTTATCCTGATCGCGACCTTCACCATGCTGAATCTGTTTATCGGCATCATTGTGGATACTATGCAGAGCATGCATGAGGTCGATCATGCCCGGGACCGAGGCGAGATTGAAAATACTATCCACCAGGAAAGCGGGGCGATTGAACAGGAAATCCGGGCTCTGCGCGAAGAAATCCGGGCCCTGCACACAGCGCTGGCCAGCGAGCGCGCCAATCCGGATGCCGGCCGAACCGAATAA
- a CDS encoding sulfite exporter TauE/SafE family protein, protein MFPSLPLELLLVTCAILLAAYVFRGITGFGSGLIAIPLLALFLPLTFVVPYISVVDVTASLVHGWRHRRHTAWRDVLTVLPFTVLGVVLALYLLKRLDTSMLVNALGVFVLLFAVYSLVGPVLKRQISARWSVAAGSLGGIVGTLFGTGGPLYVIYYQLRGLPKSVFRSTIATVFLIEGGIRLSGYAIAGLYNREVLLWIAGSLPLMAIGLYIGGHIHTTITQRQFQRAIGVLLIISGMALLVK, encoded by the coding sequence ATGTTCCCCTCACTCCCACTCGAACTGCTGCTGGTAACCTGCGCCATCCTGCTGGCCGCCTATGTCTTTCGCGGCATCACCGGCTTTGGTTCCGGTTTGATCGCCATTCCGCTGCTGGCACTGTTCCTGCCGTTGACCTTTGTCGTACCCTATATCAGCGTCGTGGATGTCACCGCCTCCCTCGTGCATGGCTGGCGTCACCGCCGGCACACCGCGTGGCGGGATGTATTGACGGTCTTGCCGTTCACCGTGCTCGGGGTGGTACTGGCCCTCTATCTGCTGAAGCGCCTGGACACCTCGATGCTGGTTAACGCCCTGGGGGTGTTTGTGCTGTTATTTGCCGTCTATAGCCTCGTCGGTCCCGTGCTGAAACGCCAGATCAGTGCCCGCTGGTCGGTTGCCGCGGGATCGCTGGGCGGGATTGTGGGCACGTTGTTCGGTACCGGTGGACCACTGTATGTTATTTATTATCAGTTACGCGGTCTACCAAAGAGCGTATTTCGCTCCACCATTGCGACGGTGTTTTTAATCGAGGGCGGTATCCGCCTGTCCGGTTACGCCATAGCCGGGTTGTACAACCGCGAGGTCCTGCTCTGGATAGCCGGCTCGTTGCCGTTAATGGCGATTGGCCTGTATATCGGCGGCCATATTCATACCACCATTACCCAGCGTCAGTTTCAACGTGCTATCGGAGTCTTGCTTATCATCAGTGGCATGGCTCTACTGGTAAAATAG
- a CDS encoding GGDEF domain-containing protein: MNWSVSTAELAELSLLKGISQADLSWLIHQCEVISLEEEQVLLTPEKDNHTIYIVLSGQLVVQFDSQRGGLQAHVDPGGWLGEMSVIDHKRPSATVVTETPVRLLAVHETIWWELIERSHVAARNFLHALSSRLREDNRLITEGMQKQKIFSEKAQTDSLTGLRNRHWLNEKLPELLRQQEAGYPSCSLLMLDIDHFKQFNDQYGHLAGDRVLQSVANIVRDNLRDNDAAIRYGGEEVILVLPDTNEHNAVAIAQRLRQFIREHKVKNYDGSLLPPVSVSIGVYMINSGDTAEQVLGRVDTALYEAKRTGRDRVVSWINE, translated from the coding sequence ATGAACTGGAGTGTTTCCACTGCCGAACTGGCCGAATTATCCCTGTTAAAGGGTATTAGCCAGGCCGACCTGAGCTGGTTGATACACCAGTGCGAAGTTATTTCCCTGGAAGAAGAACAGGTTCTTCTCACTCCCGAGAAGGATAATCACACGATTTATATTGTTTTGAGCGGCCAACTGGTTGTTCAGTTTGATTCGCAGCGGGGCGGACTGCAGGCCCATGTTGATCCGGGAGGGTGGCTGGGCGAGATGTCAGTGATCGACCACAAGCGGCCTTCCGCAACCGTCGTGACGGAGACGCCGGTCCGGTTACTGGCGGTTCACGAAACTATCTGGTGGGAATTGATCGAACGCTCCCATGTCGCGGCACGTAATTTCCTGCATGCGCTGTCATCGCGCTTACGTGAAGATAACAGACTGATTACCGAGGGCATGCAAAAACAGAAGATATTCTCAGAAAAAGCGCAGACGGACTCGCTCACCGGTTTGCGAAATCGTCACTGGCTCAATGAGAAACTGCCCGAGTTACTTCGGCAACAGGAAGCCGGTTACCCCTCCTGCAGTTTACTGATGCTGGATATCGACCACTTCAAGCAATTCAATGATCAGTATGGGCATCTGGCCGGGGATCGTGTTCTGCAATCTGTTGCAAATATTGTCCGCGACAACCTGCGGGATAATGATGCCGCGATTCGTTACGGCGGCGAGGAAGTGATTCTCGTTCTTCCGGATACCAACGAACATAATGCTGTAGCGATTGCGCAAAGACTGCGGCAGTTTATCCGTGAGCATAAAGTCAAAAATTATGACGGCAGTCTGCTCCCGCCGGTGAGTGTGTCTATCGGAGTTTATATGATAAATTCTGGCGATACTGCCGAACAGGTTCTTGGCCGCGTCGATACTGCGCTCTACGAGGCCAAAAGGACCGGTCGTGATCGGGTCGTTAGCTGGATAAATGAGTAG
- a CDS encoding DUF2189 domain-containing protein: MQSSISDDDHTLDLPEIRQVDISEPLRWLEAGWQDFRRMPLFSGFYGLIFILLGYALTAATWQSPILVMTFVTGFFLVTPFLALGLYHLSRQREQGGAVSLARSLLAFRERKFDVALLVTFHVVVMVAWIRLTTLLSALYLSGTRFSVSVLIEKLFSTPEGLGMFALFVLTGAALAVLVFITSVVSWPMLLDRKSGVINAVATSIQVVNRNKLVMVLWAVLIVGLLSIGLATLYLGLLIIMPVLGHATWHAYRSLVA, translated from the coding sequence ATGCAATCATCCATCTCTGATGATGACCACACACTGGATTTACCGGAAATACGTCAGGTTGACATCAGTGAGCCGCTGCGCTGGCTGGAAGCCGGCTGGCAGGATTTTCGCCGTATGCCGTTATTCAGCGGCTTTTATGGCCTGATTTTTATTCTGTTGGGCTATGCTCTGACAGCGGCTACCTGGCAATCGCCGATACTGGTGATGACTTTCGTGACAGGCTTTTTTCTGGTCACGCCTTTTCTTGCCCTGGGACTTTATCACCTCAGCCGCCAGCGCGAACAAGGTGGCGCGGTGAGTTTAGCCCGGTCTTTGCTGGCGTTTCGCGAGAGAAAATTCGACGTGGCCCTGCTTGTGACTTTCCATGTGGTCGTCATGGTTGCCTGGATCCGTCTCACCACCCTGTTGAGTGCGCTGTATTTGAGTGGCACCCGTTTCAGTGTGTCGGTTTTGATCGAGAAGTTGTTCAGTACGCCGGAAGGCCTTGGCATGTTTGCCCTGTTTGTCCTGACCGGTGCGGCACTGGCGGTGCTGGTATTTATCACCAGCGTGGTGTCATGGCCCATGTTGCTGGATCGTAAAAGCGGGGTCATCAATGCGGTTGCGACCAGCATCCAGGTAGTCAATCGCAACAAGCTGGTCATGGTGCTGTGGGCCGTATTGATTGTTGGTTTGCTGTCGATTGGCCTGGCAACGTTATATCTTGGCCTGTTGATCATCATGCCGGTACTGGGGCATGCAACCTGGCATGCCTATCGTTCGCTTGTCGCCTGA
- a CDS encoding DMT family transporter produces the protein MHASHKGLWAVHSAVFLFGLTALFSKLIALPALEITLLRSLFAVLALWGVMRWQGEPLGLQARQDYAIVLLLGVLLAGHWVTYFHAMQVSSIAVGVIALYTFPVITVFLEPLFHGERPHWIDVISGAGVVFGIYLLVPEFHLDDTTTRGVLWGILSALLFSLRNIIQGRYFNRYPAKQALMYQILITIVVLLPFGSAVIPQVSSVQWGQLLLLGVVFTALPHTLFAFSLRHFKAKTASLVACLQVVYATLFAAWVLGEWPVLTTVAGGVIVVTAAMFETYMAGRRR, from the coding sequence ATGCATGCGAGCCATAAAGGCCTGTGGGCCGTTCACTCCGCCGTTTTTCTGTTCGGGTTAACGGCGTTGTTTTCCAAGCTCATCGCCCTGCCGGCGCTGGAGATTACTCTGCTGCGAAGCCTGTTCGCCGTACTGGCCTTATGGGGAGTAATGCGTTGGCAGGGGGAACCGCTGGGCCTGCAAGCCCGTCAGGATTACGCCATTGTATTATTGCTGGGTGTCCTGCTGGCCGGTCACTGGGTCACCTATTTTCATGCCATGCAGGTTTCATCCATCGCGGTGGGCGTGATTGCCCTTTACACCTTCCCGGTTATCACGGTGTTTCTGGAGCCGCTGTTTCATGGCGAGCGGCCACACTGGATCGATGTGATCAGCGGCGCGGGAGTGGTATTCGGAATTTATCTGCTGGTACCTGAATTTCATCTGGATGATACAACGACCCGGGGCGTATTGTGGGGTATCCTGTCAGCGTTACTGTTTTCATTACGCAATATTATTCAGGGCCGGTATTTCAATCGCTATCCGGCCAAACAGGCCCTGATGTACCAGATATTGATCACGATTGTGGTGCTATTACCGTTTGGTTCGGCGGTGATCCCCCAGGTCAGTTCCGTGCAGTGGGGGCAGCTGTTGTTACTGGGGGTGGTATTTACCGCCTTGCCACATACATTGTTTGCCTTCAGCTTGCGCCATTTCAAGGCTAAAACCGCCAGTCTGGTGGCCTGCCTGCAGGTGGTCTATGCCACACTGTTTGCCGCCTGGGTGCTGGGTGAATGGCCTGTGCTGACCACCGTGGCGGGCGGGGTAATTGTTGTCACGGCAGCCATGTTCGAAACCTACATGGCAGGGCGGCGCAGGTGA
- a CDS encoding alkene reductase codes for MPATLFEPVKIGDLTLANRVVMAPMTRNRAIEDNVPNPLAVTYYQQRAGAGLIITEASQVSPEGVGYPATPGVHSEAQVEGWRRIVDAVHEAGSRIFIQLWYCGRISHPDLLPGNATPVAPSAIRPEGEAFTYEGPKPFIQPRALETDEIPGIVAQYEHAANMAKQAGFDGIEVHGANGYLIDQFLRDGTNQREDQYGGSVENRMRLLNEVLDAVGTVWPANRVGVRLTPENSFNDMLDSDPQGHFSYFINQLNSRELAYLHLLEGDMINQSRTLDYRALRDQFHGPYMGNNGYDKVRAQTAIEQGDADLVAFGVPFLANPDLVRRLREDLPLNEPDSSTFYGGDEKGYTDYPYYDEIHQTAPA; via the coding sequence ATGCCTGCCACTTTGTTTGAACCGGTAAAAATCGGTGACCTGACCCTGGCTAACCGCGTTGTGATGGCGCCAATGACACGCAACCGCGCCATTGAGGACAATGTGCCCAATCCCCTGGCGGTGACCTATTATCAGCAACGGGCCGGGGCGGGGCTGATCATCACCGAAGCCTCGCAAGTCTCCCCCGAGGGTGTTGGTTATCCGGCCACGCCGGGGGTTCACAGCGAGGCACAGGTCGAGGGCTGGCGTCGCATCGTCGATGCCGTGCATGAAGCCGGTAGCCGGATATTCATTCAGTTATGGTATTGCGGACGCATCTCCCACCCGGATCTGTTGCCGGGCAATGCCACACCGGTGGCTCCTTCCGCGATACGCCCCGAGGGAGAGGCATTCACCTACGAAGGTCCCAAACCGTTTATTCAACCGCGTGCCCTGGAGACCGATGAGATTCCGGGGATTGTCGCGCAATATGAACATGCCGCGAACATGGCCAAACAGGCCGGTTTCGATGGGATCGAGGTGCACGGCGCCAACGGTTATCTGATCGATCAATTCCTGCGGGATGGCACCAACCAGCGCGAGGATCAGTATGGCGGCAGTGTCGAGAATCGCATGCGCCTGTTAAACGAAGTACTCGATGCCGTGGGTACGGTGTGGCCGGCAAACCGGGTCGGGGTACGCCTGACACCGGAGAACAGCTTCAATGACATGCTCGACTCGGATCCGCAGGGGCATTTCAGCTATTTCATCAATCAGTTGAACTCACGCGAACTGGCCTATCTGCATCTGCTGGAAGGTGACATGATAAACCAGAGCCGCACACTAGATTACCGGGCACTGCGCGATCAGTTCCACGGCCCGTACATGGGCAACAACGGTTACGACAAAGTGCGGGCACAGACCGCAATAGAACAAGGGGATGCGGACCTGGTTGCGTTCGGCGTACCGTTTCTGGCCAACCCGGATCTGGTGCGTCGCCTCAGAGAAGATTTGCCGCTCAATGAACCGGATTCATCAACCTTCTACGGGGGGGATGAGAAAGGTTATACTGACTATCCATATTACGACGAGATCCACCAGACAGCACCTGCATAG
- a CDS encoding TetR/AcrR family transcriptional regulator: MPRPIEFDRDEALRRAMSVFWRQGYHATSVKDLTAATHLQPGSLYGTFQNKRSLFIAALDAYFSGIRERIQSCLHNDDPPLQRLRAFFDMLIEEMVCDPENKGCLLVNTLLETPAEDTEINRRVSDMFAEVETEFAHILQEAQSRGELDTSRDPQALARLLIAGIYGLRVYHKTRPEAPMLHEIIDNLFYALGGPTRH; the protein is encoded by the coding sequence ATGCCACGTCCCATAGAATTCGATCGCGATGAAGCCCTGCGCCGCGCCATGAGCGTCTTCTGGCGTCAGGGTTATCACGCCACCTCGGTCAAGGATCTGACTGCCGCAACGCATTTGCAACCGGGCAGTCTGTACGGCACGTTTCAGAACAAACGTAGCCTGTTTATTGCCGCCCTGGACGCCTACTTCAGCGGCATCCGCGAGCGGATCCAGTCCTGCCTGCATAATGACGACCCACCGTTGCAACGACTGCGCGCTTTTTTCGATATGTTGATCGAAGAGATGGTTTGCGACCCGGAGAATAAAGGTTGTTTGCTGGTCAACACGCTGCTTGAAACGCCGGCCGAGGATACGGAGATCAACCGGCGTGTGAGCGACATGTTCGCCGAGGTGGAAACTGAATTTGCACACATATTGCAGGAAGCTCAATCCCGTGGCGAGCTGGATACCAGCCGGGATCCGCAAGCGCTGGCGCGCCTGCTGATTGCCGGTATCTACGGACTGCGCGTGTATCACAAGACCCGTCCCGAGGCACCAATGCTGCATGAGATCATCGACAATCTGTTTTACGCCCTTGGTGGCCCCACCCGGCATTGA
- a CDS encoding peroxiredoxin-like family protein — MHMMYQVVLPAFLFAVLTMPPAAMAAESVPSYEQAREQFEAERRQTSNGPKLSPEDRQIMQQAGEDLAASMPDPGLEVGKKAPDFALPNAFGKSVSLYKQLENGPVVLVFYRGAWCPYCNLQLHTLRESLPAIEGEGAQLITVTPQKPDKSLEQVKKDDYPFEILSDLDSSAMKAYNLYFEVPIELVDVYRRNFGLDLADYNGDGRYVLPVPATYIIDREGIIRAGAADVDYKERMEPAAIVEALKRL, encoded by the coding sequence ATGCACATGATGTATCAAGTGGTACTGCCTGCCTTTCTGTTCGCCGTCCTGACGATGCCGCCGGCGGCGATGGCGGCCGAATCCGTTCCCAGCTATGAACAGGCGCGGGAACAATTTGAAGCCGAACGCAGGCAAACATCGAACGGACCGAAGCTGAGCCCTGAAGATCGGCAGATCATGCAACAGGCCGGCGAGGATCTGGCCGCCAGCATGCCGGATCCAGGGCTCGAAGTGGGCAAGAAAGCGCCGGACTTTGCTCTGCCCAATGCCTTTGGCAAGTCAGTCAGCCTGTACAAACAGCTGGAAAACGGGCCGGTTGTGCTGGTCTTTTATCGCGGCGCCTGGTGTCCTTATTGTAATCTTCAGCTGCATACCCTGCGCGAAAGCCTGCCGGCAATCGAAGGCGAGGGCGCGCAGTTGATCACCGTGACGCCGCAGAAGCCGGACAAATCGCTGGAACAGGTGAAAAAAGATGATTATCCATTCGAGATCCTGAGCGATCTGGATAGCTCGGCAATGAAAGCCTACAACCTCTATTTTGAGGTTCCGATCGAACTGGTGGATGTCTACCGGCGTAATTTCGGACTCGATCTGGCCGACTATAACGGTGATGGTCGCTATGTGTTACCGGTGCCGGCTACCTATATTATCGACCGCGAGGGAATCATCCGGGCGGGAGCCGCCGATGTGGATTACAAGGAACGCATGGAACCGGCGGCCATTGTCGAGGCCCTGAAGCGGCTCTAG
- the dsrE2 gene encoding sulfur carrier protein DsrE2, whose protein sequence is MSDEKKLAIIATKGTLDWAYPPFILASTAAALGYQVQIFFTFYGLQLLRRNLDLKVSPLGNPGMPMPLGMDKWFPVLGTAIPGMQSIMTSMMKSKLKSKGVASVGDLREMCLESDVKMIACQMTVDLFDMEQSSFIDGIEYGGAAMFFEFAGESDICLFT, encoded by the coding sequence ATGAGTGATGAAAAGAAACTGGCGATTATCGCCACCAAGGGGACGCTGGACTGGGCGTATCCGCCGTTTATTCTGGCCTCCACTGCCGCGGCGCTGGGCTATCAGGTACAGATATTTTTTACCTTCTATGGCCTGCAACTGCTGCGCCGGAATCTGGATCTGAAGGTCTCGCCCCTGGGCAATCCCGGCATGCCCATGCCGCTGGGAATGGACAAATGGTTTCCGGTACTGGGTACCGCGATTCCCGGCATGCAGTCGATTATGACCTCGATGATGAAAAGCAAACTCAAGAGCAAGGGCGTGGCCAGCGTGGGCGATTTGCGCGAGATGTGTCTTGAGTCGGATGTGAAAATGATCGCCTGTCAGATGACCGTTGATCTGTTTGACATGGAACAGAGCAGCTTTATCGACGGCATTGAGTATGGCGGTGCGGCAATGTTTTTCGAGTTTGCCGGCGAGTCCGATATCTGCCTGTTTACCTGA
- a CDS encoding sulfurtransferase TusA family protein — protein MATFDQELDAKGLNCPLPILRAKKSIAQMASGQVLHIEATDPGSVKDFEAFAKQTGNALQESREENGTFHFLIQKA, from the coding sequence ATGGCCACTTTTGATCAGGAACTGGACGCCAAAGGGCTCAATTGTCCGTTGCCGATTCTGCGTGCCAAAAAGTCGATTGCGCAAATGGCCTCCGGTCAGGTGTTGCATATCGAGGCCACCGATCCGGGGTCGGTCAAGGATTTTGAGGCCTTTGCCAAACAAACCGGGAATGCACTTCAGGAGTCGCGTGAGGAAAACGGGACATTTCACTTTTTGATTCAAAAGGCCTGA
- a CDS encoding AraC family transcriptional regulator → MDALSEILHATRLNARVFLHSRFCGQWAVDTSGTRQATFHVVARGNAWLHRPDRTHPEPLRGGDLVVFPHDAAHVISNSDTPPGPAVPRNQPAPAGSEGSSTSLICGYFEFGEQRWNALLESMPDYLVIRNEQMGGTGHMSSLIDFMIAEAETGQQGADAVINRLSDTLFIQVVRSYVAQVRPARGLVAALADTRLARGLNAFHQQPAANWSVATLARQAGMSRSAFAARFQQIIGQTPLHYITQWRMHRAYDLLATTDYSTRRVAEQCGYQNEAAFAKAFKRQFELGPGAVRRQSRFHQ, encoded by the coding sequence ATGGATGCGCTGAGTGAAATTCTCCATGCGACCCGGCTCAATGCCCGGGTGTTTTTACATTCCCGATTCTGTGGTCAGTGGGCGGTCGATACCTCGGGAACCCGGCAGGCAACGTTTCATGTGGTGGCGCGCGGCAATGCCTGGCTGCACAGGCCGGATCGGACGCACCCGGAGCCGTTGCGCGGTGGGGATCTGGTGGTGTTTCCGCACGACGCGGCGCATGTCATCTCCAACAGCGATACGCCGCCCGGACCTGCGGTGCCTCGCAACCAGCCGGCGCCAGCGGGGTCCGAGGGATCTTCCACGAGCCTGATCTGTGGTTATTTTGAGTTTGGTGAACAGCGTTGGAACGCGTTGCTTGAGAGCATGCCGGATTACCTGGTGATCCGTAACGAGCAGATGGGCGGCACCGGGCATATGTCGAGCCTGATCGATTTTATGATCGCCGAGGCGGAAACCGGGCAGCAAGGTGCCGATGCGGTGATCAATCGCCTGTCGGATACTCTGTTCATTCAGGTGGTGCGCAGCTATGTGGCCCAGGTCAGGCCTGCGCGAGGACTGGTGGCCGCCCTGGCGGACACGCGCCTGGCACGGGGACTGAATGCCTTTCATCAGCAACCGGCGGCAAACTGGTCGGTGGCCACGCTCGCCCGGCAGGCCGGTATGTCCCGTTCGGCCTTTGCCGCCCGTTTTCAGCAGATTATCGGCCAGACACCGTTGCACTATATAACGCAGTGGCGCATGCACCGCGCCTATGATTTGCTTGCCACCACCGACTACAGTACCCGCCGGGTGGCCGAACAGTGCGGCTATCAGAATGAGGCCGCTTTCGCCAAGGCCTTCAAAAGGCAGTTCGAGCTCGGGCCGGGGGCGGTGCGTCGGCAGAGTCGATTTCACCAGTAA
- a CDS encoding transglutaminase family protein has product MWMRTTCNLEFQLAYPTPLILMLRARSGLRQWIARESYTFAPVVPVQEYTDIFGNLCQRLIAPAGEFYVRTSADVITRDNLEEAPGGGFVEIPDLPDSVLMYLLPSRYCESDKFGTMAREIVEGLPLGYDQVARINQWLRKSIRYAPGTSAFPLSAVEINLQGEGVCRDLSHLGIALCRALSIPARLVVGYLHALEPMDMHAWFEAYVDNHWYTFDPTESTLRGGRLAVAYGRDAADVAIYTQFGPPATFSDMQVQVALLDVPPG; this is encoded by the coding sequence ATGTGGATGCGAACAACCTGCAATCTTGAATTCCAACTGGCCTATCCCACGCCGCTGATTCTCATGCTACGCGCCCGCAGCGGGCTGCGGCAGTGGATTGCGCGGGAAAGTTATACCTTCGCCCCCGTGGTACCGGTCCAGGAGTACACAGACATTTTTGGTAATCTCTGCCAGCGCCTGATTGCGCCGGCGGGGGAGTTTTACGTACGCACCTCCGCTGATGTCATTACCCGTGACAACCTGGAAGAAGCCCCGGGCGGGGGATTCGTCGAAATTCCGGATCTGCCCGACAGCGTACTCATGTACCTGCTGCCAAGCCGTTATTGTGAATCGGACAAATTCGGCACCATGGCGCGGGAAATCGTCGAGGGACTGCCGCTGGGCTACGATCAGGTCGCGCGGATTAATCAATGGTTACGCAAGTCGATTCGCTATGCACCCGGGACCAGCGCTTTTCCCCTCTCGGCGGTCGAGATCAATCTGCAAGGCGAGGGGGTTTGCCGCGATCTCTCGCACCTGGGCATTGCCCTGTGCCGCGCACTCAGTATCCCCGCACGCCTGGTGGTGGGTTATCTGCATGCCCTGGAACCCATGGACATGCATGCCTGGTTCGAGGCCTATGTGGACAATCACTGGTACACTTTTGATCCGACCGAAAGTACGTTGCGCGGCGGCCGGCTTGCCGTGGCCTACGGACGCGACGCGGCGGATGTGGCGATCTACACCCAGTTCGGCCCGCCGGCTACCTTCAGTGACATGCAGGTTCAGGTTGCACTTCTCGATGTCCCCCCTGGCTGA
- a CDS encoding phosphate/phosphite/phosphonate ABC transporter substrate-binding protein has translation MRHYARYLVLLGLLAIGLILFIAGAPRVVIIGIVPQHSSTVLSRQWNPILRYLSEETGYWLVFRPAPSIPAFEERLFNGRYDIAYMNPYHYVVAREQVGYQAFARQKNERIQGIMVVHRDAPFNNLVELANRTLAFPSPHAFAASILTRSHLKKAKIPFVANYLSSHDKVYRSVAYGHYPAGGGIMRTLDQVSPSIRQQLRVLWKSNEYTPHAIAAHPDLEPDFLYRLQEAMVKMSQSEEGRQLLAGIEFEGIVTAQDSDWDDIRQLNVEAVTNNSVH, from the coding sequence ATGCGTCATTATGCACGTTACCTCGTCCTTTTGGGACTGCTAGCCATTGGCCTGATACTCTTTATTGCCGGCGCGCCCAGAGTCGTGATTATCGGTATCGTGCCCCAGCATTCTTCCACCGTGCTGTCCCGGCAATGGAACCCGATTCTGCGTTATCTGAGCGAGGAAACCGGTTACTGGCTGGTATTCAGGCCCGCGCCCAGCATTCCGGCATTTGAAGAGCGCCTGTTCAATGGTCGCTATGACATTGCCTATATGAATCCCTATCATTATGTGGTGGCCCGTGAGCAGGTTGGCTACCAGGCATTTGCGCGACAGAAAAACGAGCGCATTCAGGGTATTATGGTGGTGCATCGGGATGCGCCATTCAACAACCTTGTTGAGCTTGCTAACCGGACACTGGCCTTTCCCTCTCCGCACGCATTTGCCGCCAGTATTTTGACCCGCTCCCATCTCAAAAAGGCCAAAATCCCGTTCGTGGCGAATTATTTGAGTTCCCATGACAAGGTATACCGCAGTGTCGCCTATGGCCATTATCCGGCCGGTGGCGGTATTATGCGCACCCTGGACCAGGTCAGTCCCTCCATTCGTCAACAGTTACGGGTTTTGTGGAAGTCCAACGAATATACGCCACACGCCATCGCCGCACATCCGGATCTGGAACCCGATTTTCTCTATCGATTACAAGAGGCAATGGTCAAGATGTCGCAATCAGAGGAAGGCCGACAGTTGCTTGCGGGCATTGAATTTGAGGGCATTGTTACCGCGCAAGATAGCGACTGGGACGATATTCGTCAGTTAAATGTGGAAGCTGTTACGAACAATTCGGTTCACTAA